A window of Mucilaginibacter paludis DSM 18603 contains these coding sequences:
- a CDS encoding cupin domain-containing protein yields the protein MENLGKIDAKEISKIASSLMPPFTRLGKHTEYDWVKLPWKGIYNKVLFMDRVTGATIELAKVEKGATFPEHYHPSVQTLFLVEGRLRSNDTIITPGTFNVIPTGQLHGPFFAEKTSIQYKYFSSVPVYFLKDGSTFIYKEDGTQINAGKLDMKDALTLDNLIRV from the coding sequence ATGGAAAATCTCGGAAAAATTGACGCTAAAGAAATCTCAAAGATTGCATCTTCATTGATGCCTCCATTCACAAGATTAGGCAAACATACGGAGTATGATTGGGTTAAACTTCCCTGGAAAGGCATTTATAATAAGGTCCTTTTTATGGATAGGGTAACCGGAGCCACAATAGAGCTTGCTAAAGTTGAAAAAGGTGCAACGTTTCCCGAACATTACCATCCTTCTGTTCAGACACTTTTTTTAGTGGAAGGACGCCTGCGTTCAAATGATACTATTATAACTCCCGGAACTTTTAATGTCATTCCAACGGGTCAGCTCCATGGCCCATTTTTCGCGGAAAAAACATCTATCCAATATAAATATTTCTCGTCCGTTCCCGTATACTTTTTGAAGGACGGAAGTACCTTTATTTATAAGGAGGATGGAACCCAAATCAACGCCGGAAAGCTTGATATGAAAGACGCTTTGACTTTGGACAATCTCATCAGAGTTTAA